From Streptomyces fungicidicus, one genomic window encodes:
- a CDS encoding cryptochrome/photolyase family protein gives MTVAVVLFTSDLRLHDHPPLHAALRAADEVVPLFVLDPGIHAAGFDAPNRRAFLADCLRDLDASLRRRGGRLVVRAGPVAGEVCAVAAECGAAEVHMAAGVTAYAHRREERLRERLGDGGVALRVHDTVVTAVAPGAVTPSGSDHFAVFTPYFRRWDRERLRKPLPAPRAVRVPDGVRGRPVPERADVSGTSPGVPPGGEKAGRDRFSRWLGDGLSRYEDLHDDLAGDATSRLSPYLHFGALSPVELVHRARGHGGPGGDAFVRQLCWRDFHHQVLAARPEASAGDYRTRHDHWRGEEDAADDIAAWREGRTGYPVVDAAMRQLRHEGWMHNRARLLVASFLTKTLYVDWRIGARHFLDLLVDGDVVNNQLNWQWVAGTGTDTRPHRVLNPLVQAKRFDPEGAYVRRWVPELADVDGRAVHEPWRLPEDRRAGLGYPAPLIDLADGLARFKHARGRD, from the coding sequence ATGACCGTCGCGGTCGTCCTGTTCACCTCGGACCTGCGCCTGCACGACCATCCGCCGCTGCACGCCGCGCTGCGGGCGGCGGACGAGGTCGTGCCGCTGTTCGTGCTGGACCCCGGGATCCACGCGGCCGGTTTCGACGCTCCCAACCGGCGCGCCTTCCTCGCCGACTGCCTGCGTGACCTGGACGCCTCGCTGCGCCGGCGCGGCGGCCGGCTCGTGGTCCGCGCGGGGCCGGTCGCCGGAGAGGTCTGCGCGGTCGCCGCCGAGTGCGGGGCGGCGGAGGTGCACATGGCCGCGGGCGTCACCGCGTACGCCCACCGCCGTGAGGAGCGGCTGCGCGAGCGGCTCGGCGACGGCGGTGTGGCGCTGCGGGTGCACGACACGGTGGTCACCGCCGTCGCGCCGGGTGCGGTGACACCGTCGGGTTCCGACCACTTCGCCGTGTTCACCCCCTACTTCCGCCGCTGGGACCGGGAGCGGCTGAGGAAGCCCCTGCCCGCGCCGCGCGCCGTGCGGGTGCCCGACGGAGTGCGCGGCCGGCCGGTGCCGGAGCGCGCGGACGTGTCCGGCACCTCTCCCGGCGTCCCGCCCGGCGGGGAGAAGGCCGGGCGGGACCGGTTCTCGCGCTGGCTGGGCGACGGGCTGTCCCGGTACGAGGACCTGCACGACGACCTGGCCGGTGACGCGACGTCACGGCTGTCGCCGTACCTCCACTTCGGGGCGCTGTCACCGGTCGAACTCGTGCACCGCGCCCGGGGGCACGGCGGGCCCGGCGGGGACGCGTTCGTGCGCCAGCTGTGCTGGCGGGACTTCCACCACCAGGTGCTGGCCGCCCGGCCCGAGGCGTCGGCCGGGGACTACCGCACGCGCCACGACCACTGGCGGGGCGAGGAGGACGCCGCCGACGACATCGCCGCGTGGCGGGAGGGGCGTACGGGATATCCGGTCGTCGACGCGGCCATGCGCCAGCTGCGCCACGAGGGCTGGATGCACAACCGCGCGCGGCTGCTGGTGGCGAGCTTCCTCACCAAGACGCTGTACGTGGACTGGCGGATCGGCGCGCGGCACTTCCTGGACCTGCTGGTGGACGGCGACGTGGTCAACAACCAGCTCAACTGGCAGTGGGTCGCCGGCACCGGCACCGACACCCGCCCCCATCGCGTCCTCAACCCCCTCGTCCAGGCGAAGCGGTTCGACCCTGAGGGCGCCTATGTGCGCCGCTGGGTCCCCGAACTCGCGGACGTGGACGGCAGAGCGGTCCACGAGCCCTGGCGGCTCCCGGAGGACCGGCGGGCCGGACTCGGCTACCCCGCCCCGCTCATCGACCTCGCCGACGGGCTCGCGCGCTTCAAGCACGCCCGCGGCCGCGACTGA
- a CDS encoding SDR family oxidoreductase: MGTSGRRDAERPLCLVTGASGYIGGRLVPELLEAGHRVRCLVRTPAKLRDQPWAADVERVRGDVTDARSVAEAMRGVDVAYYLVHALGTGADFEDTDRRAAHVFAEQAHAAGVRRIVYLGGLTPRDVPEHELSPHLRSRAEVGRIFLDSPVPATVLRAAVVIGSGSASFEMLRYLTERLPVMVTPSWVHTRTQPIGVRDVLRYLVGSATMPDDVDRPFDIGGPDVLTYQEMMRRYATVAGLRRRVIVPVPVLTPRLSSHWVGLVTPVPASIARPLTESLRHEVVCREHDIARYVPDPPGHPLPFDDALALALRRVREAQVSTRWSSASVPGAPSDPLPTDPDWAGGSLYQDERQRPVDASPEALWKVIEGIGGDNGWYSFPLAWAVRGWLDRFAGGVGLRRGRRDAERLRVGDSLDFWRVEEIEPVRLLRLRAEMRLPGLAWLEMRVGTDAEGRTLYRQRALFHPRGLFGHAYWWSVSPFHAVVFGGMARNITQAAAKGMTARGSDRRARRVRGRRDPRGVRP; encoded by the coding sequence ATGGGGACGAGCGGACGACGGGACGCGGAGCGGCCGCTCTGCCTGGTGACCGGGGCGTCCGGGTACATCGGCGGGCGTCTGGTGCCGGAGCTGCTGGAGGCCGGTCACCGTGTCCGCTGCCTGGTCCGCACCCCCGCCAAGCTGCGCGACCAGCCCTGGGCGGCGGACGTCGAGCGGGTACGGGGGGACGTCACGGACGCGCGCTCGGTCGCCGAGGCGATGCGGGGCGTCGACGTCGCCTACTACCTGGTGCACGCCCTGGGGACCGGTGCGGACTTCGAGGACACCGACCGCCGCGCGGCGCACGTCTTCGCCGAGCAGGCGCACGCGGCGGGCGTCCGCAGGATCGTCTACCTGGGCGGTCTCACCCCGCGCGACGTCCCCGAGCACGAGCTCTCCCCGCACCTGCGCTCCCGCGCGGAGGTCGGCCGCATCTTCCTGGACTCCCCGGTGCCCGCGACCGTGCTGCGGGCCGCGGTCGTCATCGGCTCGGGCTCGGCCTCCTTCGAGATGCTGCGCTATCTGACCGAGCGGCTGCCGGTCATGGTGACACCCAGTTGGGTGCACACCCGCACACAGCCCATCGGGGTCCGCGACGTGTTGCGCTACCTGGTCGGCTCCGCCACCATGCCGGACGACGTCGACCGGCCCTTCGACATCGGCGGCCCCGACGTCCTCACCTACCAGGAGATGATGCGCCGCTACGCCACCGTGGCGGGCCTGCGGCGGCGGGTCATCGTGCCGGTGCCGGTGCTCACCCCGAGGCTGTCCAGTCACTGGGTCGGCCTGGTGACCCCGGTCCCGGCCTCCATCGCCCGGCCCCTGACGGAGTCCCTGCGCCACGAGGTCGTCTGCCGCGAGCACGACATCGCCCGGTACGTCCCCGACCCGCCGGGGCACCCCCTGCCGTTCGACGACGCCCTCGCCCTGGCGCTGCGGAGGGTCCGTGAGGCCCAGGTGTCCACTCGCTGGTCGTCCGCGTCCGTCCCGGGTGCCCCCAGCGATCCCCTCCCCACCGACCCCGACTGGGCCGGCGGCAGCCTCTACCAGGACGAGCGGCAGCGTCCCGTCGACGCGTCCCCGGAGGCCCTGTGGAAGGTGATCGAGGGGATCGGCGGAGACAACGGCTGGTACTCCTTCCCGCTGGCCTGGGCGGTGCGCGGCTGGCTGGACCGGTTCGCCGGGGGTGTCGGGCTGCGCCGCGGACGGCGGGACGCGGAGCGCCTGCGCGTCGGCGACTCGCTGGACTTCTGGCGCGTCGAGGAGATCGAACCGGTGCGTCTGCTGCGGCTGCGGGCGGAGATGCGGCTGCCGGGACTGGCGTGGCTGGAGATGCGCGTCGGGACGGACGCCGAGGGCCGCACCCTTTACCGGCAGCGCGCCCTGTTCCACCCGCGCGGACTGTTCGGCCACGCCTACTGGTGGTCCGTCTCGCCCTTCCACGCGGTCGTCTTCGGCGGGATGGCCCGCAACATCACCCAGGCGGCCGCCAAGGGCATGACCGCCCGCGGGAGCGACCGGCGCGCCAGGCGGGTCCGCGGCCGCCGCGATCCGCGAGGCGTCCGGCCGTAG
- a CDS encoding SDR family oxidoreductase yields MPLARKPLQGRVAVVTGAARGIGEAMARILVERGATVALLGREESTLAEVRDSLPAGRSACWEVDVTDDRGMALAGSEIRARLGPPSVVVANAGLAEGGPFAESDPGVWRRVIEVNLIGSAVTARTFLPDLYETHGFYLQVASLASIGAAPMMSAYCASKAGVESFAHSLQAEVAHRHVGVGIAYINWTDTDMVRDADQHAVLRELRGHMPAPARKVYPAAYVAGRLVGAVERRRPAVYVPGWLRATQLVRAAMPPVVTALSRRELPRLGAREPFSATGLLGAGGRADQAAGSAAPRG; encoded by the coding sequence ATGCCGCTCGCCCGGAAGCCCCTGCAGGGCCGCGTCGCCGTGGTGACCGGAGCCGCGCGCGGCATCGGCGAGGCCATGGCCCGGATCCTGGTCGAACGGGGCGCGACGGTGGCGCTGCTGGGGCGCGAGGAGAGCACGCTGGCCGAGGTGAGGGACTCCCTGCCGGCGGGCCGCTCCGCGTGCTGGGAGGTCGACGTCACCGACGACCGGGGCATGGCCCTGGCAGGCTCCGAGATCCGTGCGCGGCTCGGGCCGCCCTCGGTGGTGGTGGCCAACGCCGGGCTGGCCGAGGGCGGGCCGTTCGCCGAGTCGGATCCCGGCGTCTGGCGTCGCGTCATCGAGGTGAACCTCATCGGCAGCGCGGTCACCGCGCGGACCTTCCTGCCCGACCTGTACGAAACGCACGGCTTCTATCTGCAGGTGGCGTCGCTGGCGTCGATCGGCGCGGCGCCCATGATGAGCGCCTACTGCGCGTCGAAGGCGGGAGTCGAGTCGTTCGCCCACTCGCTGCAGGCCGAGGTCGCCCACCGGCACGTGGGGGTGGGGATCGCCTACATCAACTGGACGGACACGGACATGGTGCGCGACGCCGATCAGCACGCGGTGCTGCGGGAGTTGCGCGGTCACATGCCGGCGCCGGCCCGCAAGGTGTACCCCGCCGCGTACGTGGCGGGCCGGCTGGTCGGCGCCGTCGAGCGACGCCGTCCCGCCGTCTACGTACCGGGCTGGCTGCGTGCGACGCAGCTGGTGCGCGCCGCGATGCCGCCGGTCGTCACGGCGCTGTCGCGCCGCGAGCTGCCGCGGCTCGGCGCGCGCGAGCCGTTCTCCGCGACCGGGCTGCTCGGTGCCGGCGGGCGGGCCGACCAGGCGGCCGGCTCCGCCGCCCCCCGCGGCTGA
- a CDS encoding cold-shock protein, with product MAAGTVKWFNAEKGFGFIEQDGGGADVFAHYSNIAGQGFRELLEGQKVTFDIAQGQKGPTAENIVPA from the coding sequence ATGGCTGCTGGTACCGTGAAGTGGTTCAACGCGGAAAAGGGCTTCGGTTTCATCGAGCAGGACGGTGGCGGCGCCGACGTGTTCGCCCACTACTCGAACATCGCCGGGCAGGGCTTCCGTGAGCTGCTCGAGGGCCAGAAGGTGACCTTCGACATCGCGCAGGGCCAGAAGGGCCCGACGGCCGAGAACATCGTTCCGGCCTGA
- a CDS encoding DEAD/DEAH box helicase translates to MNRTRNNDRSARARNGSQAPRRSGGPARSGGQGRRPAAERGEFALPRTITPALPAVEAFADLGMPGQLLAELGKQGVTVPFPIQGATLPNSLAGRDVLGRGRTGSGKTLAFGLALLARTAGQRAEPRRPLGLVLVPTRELAQQVTDALTPYARSVGLRLATVVGGVSIGRQAGALRGGAEVVVATPGRLKDLIDRGDCGLNHVGVTVLDEADQMTDMGFMPQVTALLDQVRPEGQRMLFSATLDRNVDRLVRRYLTDPVVHSVDPSAGAVTTMEHHVLHVQEADKHAATTEIAARDGRVIMFLDTKHAVDRLTRNLLNSGVRAAALHGGKSQPQRTRTLAQFKTGHVTVLVATNVAARGIHVDDLDLVVNVDPPTDHKDYLHRAGRTARAGESGSVVTLVTPNQRRGMIRLMSDAGIRPRTTQVGPGDEALSRITGAQAPSGIPVVITAPAAERPRRGASSRGRRRPSPAARRASARRSALDAAA, encoded by the coding sequence ATGAACCGCACACGTAACAACGATCGCTCCGCCCGTGCGCGCAATGGCTCGCAGGCACCGCGCCGTTCGGGCGGGCCCGCCCGGTCCGGTGGTCAGGGCCGCCGCCCCGCCGCGGAGCGGGGTGAGTTCGCGCTGCCCAGGACGATCACGCCCGCGCTGCCCGCCGTCGAGGCGTTCGCCGATCTCGGCATGCCCGGGCAGCTGCTGGCCGAACTCGGCAAGCAGGGGGTGACCGTACCGTTTCCGATCCAGGGCGCGACGCTGCCGAACTCACTGGCGGGCCGCGACGTCCTGGGCCGCGGGCGCACCGGCTCCGGCAAGACCCTCGCCTTCGGCCTCGCCCTGCTCGCCCGTACCGCCGGACAGCGTGCCGAGCCCCGCCGGCCGCTGGGGCTGGTCCTCGTACCGACGCGTGAGCTGGCGCAGCAGGTGACCGACGCGCTCACACCGTACGCCCGTTCCGTCGGGCTGCGGCTGGCCACGGTGGTGGGCGGGGTGTCGATCGGCCGGCAGGCCGGCGCGCTGCGCGGCGGGGCCGAGGTCGTCGTCGCGACGCCCGGACGGCTCAAGGACCTCATCGACCGCGGCGACTGCGGACTGAACCACGTGGGTGTCACGGTGCTGGACGAGGCCGACCAGATGACCGACATGGGTTTCATGCCGCAGGTCACCGCGTTGCTCGACCAGGTGCGTCCGGAGGGGCAGCGGATGCTGTTCTCCGCCACCCTGGACCGTAACGTCGACCGGCTGGTCCGCCGCTATCTGACCGACCCCGTCGTGCACTCGGTCGATCCGTCGGCCGGTGCGGTCACGACGATGGAGCACCACGTCCTGCACGTCCAGGAAGCCGACAAGCACGCCGCCACGACGGAGATCGCCGCCCGCGACGGCCGCGTGATCATGTTCCTGGACACCAAGCACGCCGTCGACCGGCTGACCCGGAACCTGCTCAACAGCGGGGTGCGCGCCGCCGCGCTGCACGGCGGCAAGTCGCAGCCGCAACGCACCCGCACCCTGGCGCAGTTCAAGACGGGACACGTCACCGTGCTCGTGGCGACCAATGTCGCGGCGCGGGGCATCCACGTCGACGACCTCGACCTGGTCGTCAACGTCGATCCGCCGACCGACCACAAGGACTACCTCCACCGCGCCGGCCGTACCGCCCGCGCCGGCGAGTCCGGCAGCGTCGTCACGCTCGTCACACCGAACCAGCGCCGCGGCATGATCCGCCTCATGTCGGACGCCGGGATCCGGCCGCGGACCACCCAGGTCGGGCCGGGTGACGAGGCTTTGAGCCGGATCACCGGCGCCCAGGCCCCGTCCGGCATCCCGGTCGTCATCACCGCACCGGCGGCCGAGCGTCCCCGGCGCGGCGCCTCCTCCCGAGGCCGGCGCCGCCCTTCACCGGCCGCCCGGCGCGCTTCCGCCCGCCGGTCCGCCCTCGACGCGGCAGCCTAA
- a CDS encoding MerR family transcriptional regulator — MTADDTFGRLDDDDYPAYTMGRAAEILGTTQGFLRAIGEARLITPLRSAGGHRRYSRYQLRIAARARELVDQGTAIEAACRIVILEDQLEEAQRINAEYRRAAESAKPTDQA, encoded by the coding sequence ATGACAGCAGACGACACGTTCGGCCGTCTCGACGACGACGATTACCCCGCATACACCATGGGTCGGGCCGCCGAGATACTCGGCACCACACAGGGCTTCCTCCGCGCCATCGGCGAAGCCCGCCTCATCACCCCACTCCGCTCCGCGGGCGGCCACCGCCGCTACTCCCGCTACCAACTGCGCATCGCCGCCCGTGCCCGGGAACTCGTCGACCAGGGCACCGCCATCGAGGCCGCCTGCCGGATCGTCATCCTCGAGGACCAGCTCGAGGAAGCGCAGCGCATCAATGCCGAATACCGCCGTGCCGCCGAATCGGCGAAACCGACGGACCAAGCATGA
- a CDS encoding cold-shock protein, with the protein MATGTVKWFNAEKGFGFIAQDGGGPDVFAHYSAINATGFRELQEGQAVTFDVTQGQKGPQAENINLA; encoded by the coding sequence ATGGCAACGGGAACAGTGAAGTGGTTCAACGCGGAGAAGGGCTTCGGCTTCATCGCCCAGGACGGCGGCGGTCCGGACGTCTTCGCGCACTACTCCGCGATCAACGCCACGGGCTTTCGTGAGCTCCAGGAGGGCCAGGCCGTGACCTTCGACGTCACCCAGGGCCAGAAGGGGCCGCAGGCCGAGAACATCAACCTCGCCTGA
- a CDS encoding ribonuclease J, which yields MSHPHPDLKAAPPLPRGGLRVTALGGLGEIGRNMTVFEHAGKLLIVDCGVLFPEETQPGVDVILPDFTSIRDRLDDIVAVVLTHGHEDHIGGVPYLLRERSDIPVVGSKLTLAFLDAKLKEHGIRPRGVRVREGDRRTFGPFDCEFVAVNHSIPDSLAVAIRTRAGLVLHTGDFKMDQFPLDDRITDLRAFARLGEEGVDLFLTDSTNAEVPGFTTSERELNPAIEQVMRTAPRRVIVSSFASHVHRIQQVLDAAHQHGRKVAFVGRSMVRNMGIARDLGYLKVPSGLVVSTKELEKLPDHKVTLVCTGSQGEPMAALSRMANRDHMIRIGKGDTVLLASSLIPGNENAIYRVINGLTRWGAHVVHKGNAKVHVSGHASAGELVYCYNIVKPRNVMPVHGEWRHLRANGDLAIRTGVDPERVVIAEDGVVVDLVDGRASITGKVPAGNVYVDGMEVGGATEASLKDRLTLAAEGVVTVVAIVDADTGALTEPPDFLARGFVHDDSTFEPVVPVIEKTLATAAEEGVGDARQLEQLVARAVANWAFRTHRRQPLIIPVIIDA from the coding sequence ATGAGTCATCCGCACCCCGACCTGAAAGCCGCCCCGCCCCTTCCGAGAGGAGGGCTGCGGGTCACCGCTCTGGGTGGCCTGGGCGAGATCGGCCGCAACATGACCGTCTTCGAGCACGCGGGCAAGCTGCTCATCGTCGACTGCGGCGTGCTGTTCCCCGAGGAGACCCAGCCCGGCGTGGACGTGATCCTGCCGGACTTCACCTCGATCCGGGACCGGCTGGACGACATCGTGGCCGTCGTTCTCACCCACGGCCACGAGGACCACATCGGCGGTGTGCCGTACCTGTTGCGCGAGCGGTCCGACATTCCCGTCGTCGGCTCCAAGCTGACGCTGGCGTTCCTGGACGCCAAGCTCAAGGAACACGGCATCCGGCCGCGCGGGGTGCGGGTGCGGGAGGGCGACCGGCGTACCTTCGGGCCCTTCGACTGCGAGTTCGTGGCGGTCAACCACTCCATCCCCGACAGCCTCGCGGTCGCGATCCGTACTCGGGCCGGGCTGGTGCTGCACACCGGCGACTTCAAGATGGACCAGTTCCCTCTCGACGACCGCATCACCGATCTGCGTGCCTTCGCCCGTCTCGGCGAGGAGGGCGTGGACCTGTTCCTCACCGACTCCACCAACGCGGAAGTGCCCGGCTTCACCACCTCCGAGCGGGAGCTGAACCCGGCGATCGAGCAGGTGATGCGCACCGCACCGCGCCGGGTCATCGTCTCCAGCTTCGCCAGCCACGTGCACCGCATCCAGCAGGTCCTGGACGCCGCCCACCAGCACGGCCGCAAGGTCGCCTTCGTCGGCCGGTCGATGGTCCGCAACATGGGCATCGCGCGCGACCTGGGCTATCTGAAGGTCCCCTCCGGTCTGGTCGTGAGCACGAAGGAGCTGGAGAAGCTCCCGGACCACAAGGTCACCCTGGTGTGCACCGGCTCCCAGGGTGAACCGATGGCCGCGCTGTCACGGATGGCCAACCGCGACCACATGATCCGTATCGGCAAGGGCGACACCGTCCTGCTCGCCAGCTCCCTCATCCCCGGGAACGAGAACGCCATCTACCGGGTGATCAACGGACTCACCCGGTGGGGCGCCCACGTGGTCCACAAGGGCAACGCCAAGGTGCACGTCTCCGGGCACGCGAGCGCCGGCGAACTCGTCTACTGCTACAACATCGTGAAACCGCGCAACGTCATGCCCGTGCACGGCGAATGGCGCCACCTGCGGGCCAACGGCGACCTCGCCATCCGTACCGGTGTCGACCCCGAGCGGGTCGTCATCGCCGAGGACGGCGTCGTCGTCGACCTGGTCGACGGGCGCGCGTCCATCACCGGCAAGGTCCCCGCCGGCAACGTCTACGTGGACGGCATGGAAGTCGGCGGCGCCACCGAGGCGTCCCTCAAGGACCGCCTCACCCTCGCGGCCGAAGGCGTGGTCACGGTGGTGGCGATCGTCGACGCGGACACCGGCGCCCTCACCGAGCCCCCCGACTTCCTGGCCCGGGGCTTCGTCCACGACGACAGCACCTTCGAGCCGGTCGTCCCGGTCATCGAGAAGACCCTGGCCACCGCGGCCGAGGAGGGCGTCGGGGACGCGCGCCAGCTGGAGCAACTCGTCGCCCGCGCCGTGGCGAACTGGGCGTTCCGCACCCACCGCCGCCAGCCGCTCATCATCCCCGTCATCATCGACGCCTGA
- a CDS encoding alanine/glycine:cation symporter family protein — MSLDSVTQSVDEAVSGFFEPIAKWLGEVVFYTVPVGGTDLPLIVAWLVVAGLVFTGWFGLVQLRRFKLAVDVVRGKYDEKGSTGEVNHFQALTAAVSGTVGLGNIAGVAVAVSIGGPGATFWMILCGLLGMATKFVEVTLGVKYREVHPDGTVSGGPMHYLPKGLAERFGKNGKVLGKVLAVLASFLILFFGLFGGNLFQVNQSYAQLVSVTGGEDGALGSSAGALFFGILIAALVGIVLLGGIRSIANVTSRLVPAMAGIYVAACLIVIVVNITAVPDAVTSIVEGAFNPEGVAGGVLGALIIGFKRAAFSNEAGLGSAPIAHSAVKTKHPASEGLVALLEPFIDTVVVCTMTALAIVIANPASWGEARAGEDIGGVTITSDAFETVLPWFPYVLTVAVLLFAVSTVLTWGYYGLKSWTYLFGRSRASEVTYKVVYTVFAVAGSLLTLQTLIDMADAFLFTLAVINIIGLYLLAPVVKRELGTFLEFVRARNADPNAGNGDDDDQEPVKTTV, encoded by the coding sequence GTGTCACTCGACTCCGTCACCCAGTCCGTCGACGAAGCAGTCAGCGGATTCTTCGAGCCCATAGCAAAGTGGCTGGGAGAAGTCGTCTTCTACACCGTCCCCGTCGGCGGAACCGACCTGCCGCTCATCGTCGCCTGGCTCGTCGTGGCCGGCCTCGTCTTCACCGGCTGGTTCGGCCTCGTCCAGCTCCGCAGGTTCAAACTCGCCGTGGACGTGGTGCGGGGCAAGTACGACGAGAAGGGATCGACTGGCGAGGTCAACCACTTCCAGGCCCTGACCGCGGCGGTCTCCGGCACGGTCGGCCTCGGCAACATCGCCGGTGTGGCCGTCGCCGTCTCCATCGGCGGCCCCGGCGCCACCTTCTGGATGATCCTGTGCGGCCTGCTCGGCATGGCCACCAAGTTCGTCGAGGTCACCCTCGGCGTGAAGTACCGCGAAGTGCACCCCGACGGCACCGTCTCCGGCGGCCCGATGCACTACCTCCCCAAGGGGCTGGCCGAACGCTTCGGCAAGAACGGCAAGGTGCTCGGCAAGGTCCTCGCGGTCCTCGCCTCCTTCCTGATCCTCTTCTTCGGCCTCTTCGGCGGCAACCTCTTCCAGGTCAACCAGTCCTACGCGCAGCTGGTCTCGGTCACCGGCGGCGAGGACGGCGCACTCGGCTCCTCCGCCGGCGCCCTGTTCTTCGGCATCCTGATCGCCGCACTCGTCGGCATCGTCCTCCTCGGCGGCATCCGCTCCATCGCCAACGTCACCAGCAGGCTCGTGCCCGCCATGGCCGGCATCTACGTCGCCGCGTGCCTGATCGTGATCGTGGTCAACATCACCGCCGTCCCCGACGCCGTCACCTCCATCGTCGAAGGCGCGTTCAACCCCGAAGGAGTCGCCGGCGGCGTCCTCGGCGCACTGATCATCGGCTTCAAGCGGGCCGCCTTCTCGAACGAGGCCGGCCTCGGCTCCGCCCCGATCGCCCACTCCGCGGTCAAGACCAAGCACCCCGCCAGCGAGGGCCTGGTCGCCCTGCTCGAGCCGTTCATCGACACCGTCGTCGTCTGCACCATGACCGCCCTCGCCATCGTCATCGCCAACCCCGCCAGCTGGGGCGAGGCCCGCGCGGGCGAGGACATCGGCGGCGTGACGATCACGTCCGACGCCTTCGAGACGGTCCTGCCCTGGTTCCCGTACGTCCTCACCGTCGCCGTCCTGCTGTTCGCCGTCTCCACGGTGCTGACTTGGGGCTACTACGGCCTCAAGTCCTGGACGTATCTCTTCGGCCGCAGCCGGGCCAGCGAAGTGACCTACAAGGTCGTCTACACCGTCTTCGCCGTCGCCGGTTCACTGTTGACCCTGCAGACCCTGATCGACATGGCCGACGCCTTCCTCTTCACGCTCGCCGTCATCAACATCATCGGCCTCTACCTCCTCGCCCCTGTCGTCAAGCGCGAACTGGGGACCTTCCTCGAATTCGTCCGCGCCCGCAACGCGGACCCGAACGCCGGCAACGGCGACGACGACGACCAGGAACCGGTGAAGACCACCGTCTGA
- a CDS encoding nitroreductase family deazaflavin-dependent oxidoreductase yields MINQNAPIGRPGRPTGWRRRALRLPVFAYRVGLGSLFGKRLLLLHHTGRVSGHDRTTVLEVVSFDAVKGNWTVASGFGPTADWYQNLRAQPQALIRSGNRPHPVTARFLPPDDGAEIMADYARRHPRTALRLCAFMGLPADGSNESFRAAGRAIPFVRLEAGAGHSPAGRRDR; encoded by the coding sequence TTGATCAACCAGAACGCACCGATCGGCCGACCCGGGCGGCCCACCGGCTGGCGACGTCGCGCCCTGCGCCTGCCGGTATTCGCCTACCGCGTCGGACTCGGCTCCCTCTTCGGCAAGCGGCTTCTTCTGCTTCACCACACCGGCAGGGTCTCGGGCCACGACCGCACGACCGTCCTGGAGGTCGTGTCCTTCGATGCGGTCAAGGGCAACTGGACCGTCGCCTCAGGCTTCGGACCGACGGCCGACTGGTACCAGAATCTCCGCGCACAGCCGCAGGCGCTCATCAGGTCCGGCAACCGCCCGCACCCTGTCACCGCCCGCTTCCTGCCCCCTGATGACGGAGCGGAGATCATGGCCGACTACGCGCGCCGGCACCCTCGCACGGCTCTCCGCCTGTGCGCCTTCATGGGACTGCCGGCCGACGGCAGCAACGAGTCGTTCCGTGCGGCGGGACGCGCCATCCCCTTCGTACGTCTCGAGGCAGGCGCCGGACACAGCCCGGCCGGGAGAAGAGACCGGTGA